AAACTCATACACATTTGTCATGTTCAGAATAGGGTGATCCTCCAGCACAGAAATTGCTTTCATCGTCAACCACGCTACACCCGGCAGTACACGCGACCTAACATCACGCACCTGAAAATTAAATACTGGCTCCCACTCTAACGCCTGCTCCCAACTCCTTATAACCCCAATATACCTGCATTGTGCATTCCAAACCGTatttaacacatatatatatatatatatatatatatatatatatatatatatatatgttacacataaatatttaaaacataaatattaaatatttcaaACGTGTATATAGAGCACGAAATCTGAgtgtataaatataaaaattttgaCATAACTTTGGTCAACcttgactttgaccgactcagaCCAACTTTGACCTGGCTTTTTAGCGTTGACCGACTAATTAGACGTTTTTGGGCGAAACGGGCCAGGCCAGTCACCAAACTGATTAGTATAGAGGAAGTGTAATTAATAAGTGAAGAAAACAATTTGATTGAAGGAGTAACGAGAAGCTTACCCTGTATGGACCTCCCCTGATGCATGAAAACATTTGACATAATCTGCAACAAGCCATAGCCGACGCGTATCTAGAAGAGATCTTTCTCTAATGATGTCAAAAAAACGTTGATTGATATTCAAAATTTCCCTAGTAATTGCATAATAGGCCTTCCACCCATTAGCAGGGGTAACATTATATTGTTCTGTTGTAAAATCCTGAATGTTCAAGGATACGGATTTAGAGGCAAACCAAAAAGGATATGTTCATGAGGCCAAACAAATACAGTATAAGAACAAAAACTGAATACTACGAGTTTTGCGAGTCATGATTGTTTTAGATGCGAGGGTAAAACTAACATTTTATTAACTAAAGATTGAATAACTGCACATTTAATAGGTGTTTTTTTTGGTAGACAACAAAAAACAGATATAAATAGCAACATACAAGCATTCAACAAATACATCTTGAAGTTCAGATATAAGCATATACCACCATAATCTATAGATTGCCCATATTCTAAGAACATATTAATGTAGGTTATACTGTTACTAGACTCTGAAAATTTATTTCAAACCATATACCGCATTAGTTATAAGCTAACTATAAGAAAATGCTTAATTCTGAAATAGGAATAAGTCAAAAAACTTAATAGGTATACTTAAGTTATGATGtttgaaaaaataaaaaatcttATCATGATAGTACTAAACACTGCAACATAGAAAACTGCAGATTCGTAATCATCATGCTAGTGAAAATACACTCCATTTTTAGATAATAAAATGTCAGTTTGATAAAAGACAGACCGGTGCGGTAAAAAACCATTTCTTTCCCACATAAGTGCGTGTATCACATCAACTGAAAAACATATTGAGCCTCAACATTTCTCAATCTACATCATTTTGAATATCTTAGGGTgcatttgataaaactgaatgatttagcactGAATGGTTCAGAGTTCCGAATGGTTCAGAAGCTCTGAATCGATATGACTCTGAATGAAAATTCACTGTTTGATAACAATcctgaatcaatactctgaataagttaaaattaccattttaaccTTAAGTATAATTTATGGCTCTATCTTATTTTAAAAGAAATCATTACAAGCATATAAAGAGGATAAATAGATGTATGGTAGAAGATGAGaaaataaaagttatgattttgaAGATTTTAATTTTTTAGGATGGAGAAAAAATTACCTGGTGAGAAAAATTTACTCCGTGAAAGATTTGAGAAGCAGAGATTTGTCGATGTGAAAGAGATGAGATGGGGAAAACAATGAGAATAAAAGGGTATTTAGGGGAGAAGTGTACCACTGAATGGTTTAGAGACATTCTTGAAGGTGAATCGTTTAGAGCTTGTTCAGCACCTACTCTTCATTCAGAGTCACACATCAAACACACTGAACGATTCAGTGCTCAGCACTGAATGGACTCATTCAGAAGCAAACAAACACACCCTACGTTTTCAAATCACAATCAAGCGACTTCCTTTAATTTATAAGGATATAGTTTCTGTGCCTCAAACCAAGAATAACAACTAATATAAACTACAGCCAACTATAAAGCAGATATCATATTTACATATAGCCAATAACGCAAACCTTTAAAAGAACAACAACCTTATGATACAGAGCCTTCCAAGCATTATCATCATTAGCAGCCCTCCTCATTGAAGAATTAGTCACTGACAGCCTACAAATACTAGCGTAATCCAAATAACTCAAAGCATGCGTTGTAATCTCCGGCATCAATTGTTCCATCATCGACGCACCAATCACCTGCTGCCGTTCCCAATCCATCTCCGTTTCAACCACCACCGCCTGTCCTCCGCCACCACCAGCAGCACCACCATTTATCATCCTCGCCGTCGCCGTAACCGCCATAGATTCACAGCCTCCAACTGATCCTTTACAATTAGAACACGCACAATTACAAACCCTAGGTTTATCGGATTTAAAAATTTAAACAATTGGAGAGGTAATAGTGAGAAGAAACAACAAATTAGAGTCACAATTAGGGTTAAtagaataatatatattatattatttttatataatatataactcattgttaaggtACCTTTAATGAAAACCCTAACGTTACGGTAGCATGAGAGATCGGCGACAACAATGAGGGTTCTCAGATAGAAAGTGCCGGTTGAGGACGA
This window of the Rutidosis leptorrhynchoides isolate AG116_Rl617_1_P2 chromosome 7, CSIRO_AGI_Rlap_v1, whole genome shotgun sequence genome carries:
- the LOC139858485 gene encoding F-box protein SKIP8-like, giving the protein MAVTATARMINGGAAGGGGGQAVVVETEMDWERQQVIGASMMEQLMPEITTHALSYLDYASICRLSVTNSSMRRAANDDNAWKALYHKDFTTEQYNVTPANGWKAYYAITREILNINQRFFDIIRERSLLDTRRLWLVADYVKCFHASGEVHTGYIGVIRSWEQALEWEPVFNFQVRDVRSRVLPGVAWLTMKAISVLEDHPILNMTNVYEFHSGQWFMVHHHSSVMRAEGQVANQPALPG